One stretch of Chryseobacterium sp. LJ668 DNA includes these proteins:
- a CDS encoding PQQ-dependent sugar dehydrogenase, giving the protein MSDNNIFKIIPLVAAFVFSNTSAQRGIPPGDVTKITHSTNYPEHLDFLPEMVNLLKVPDGWAVSIAASGLGKPRMLYHTSEGNLYITRRDTGDVLLLKDSNRDAKFEDVKTVVAEFKGVHGITLKDGWLYLCNNTELRRYRINSDGTLRDKEMLFNDMPSAGQHPNRTMDFGPDGKLYISIGTLCNDCKESDREAASMVQVDPVTWKRTIFASGLRNTIGFDWHPQTNEFWGMDNGGDAKGDDWPPEELNNIKEGKSYGFPFAYAKKEVDETREDPAGNSKEEWVKTTESSSMEYQAHMAPIGFQFFPTGTTYSGDALVNWHGSWNRSKSVGFKVQKIRFSNGKPVSAEDFLTGFLNGKTRFGRPAGIAITASGTVYISDDANGVLYSIKQK; this is encoded by the coding sequence ATGAGCGATAATAATATTTTTAAAATCATACCTCTGGTGGCTGCTTTTGTTTTTTCAAACACCTCTGCGCAGAGAGGAATTCCTCCCGGTGATGTGACGAAAATTACCCATTCAACCAATTACCCGGAACATCTCGATTTTCTTCCCGAAATGGTTAATCTCTTAAAAGTTCCTGATGGATGGGCGGTTTCAATAGCCGCATCGGGCTTAGGTAAGCCCAGAATGCTGTACCATACATCTGAAGGAAATCTCTACATCACCAGACGTGATACCGGTGACGTTCTGCTGCTCAAAGACAGCAACAGGGACGCTAAATTTGAGGATGTAAAAACCGTTGTTGCAGAATTTAAAGGTGTCCACGGAATTACTTTGAAAGATGGCTGGCTTTACCTGTGCAATAATACTGAGTTGCGCAGATACAGGATCAATTCAGACGGTACGCTTCGTGACAAAGAAATGCTGTTCAATGATATGCCTAGCGCAGGACAGCATCCTAACAGAACAATGGATTTCGGACCAGACGGAAAACTCTACATCTCAATCGGAACGCTTTGCAATGATTGCAAAGAGTCTGATCGTGAAGCTGCAAGTATGGTGCAGGTTGACCCCGTAACCTGGAAGCGAACGATTTTCGCATCCGGGCTTAGAAATACTATCGGTTTCGACTGGCATCCGCAGACCAATGAATTCTGGGGAATGGATAATGGTGGAGATGCGAAAGGGGATGACTGGCCACCAGAAGAATTAAATAACATCAAAGAAGGTAAAAGCTATGGTTTTCCTTTTGCCTATGCTAAAAAAGAAGTCGACGAAACCCGGGAAGACCCTGCCGGAAACAGCAAAGAAGAATGGGTAAAAACAACAGAATCTTCCTCAATGGAATATCAGGCACATATGGCACCTATTGGTTTTCAGTTTTTCCCTACAGGCACAACATACAGCGGAGATGCACTTGTTAACTGGCACGGATCATGGAATAGAAGCAAATCTGTAGGATTTAAAGTACAGAAAATAAGGTTTTCTAATGGTAAACCTGTTTCAGCAGAAGATTTCCTGACAGGTTTCCTTAATGGTAAAACCAGATTTGGAAGACCGGCAGGAATAGCAATTACAGCTTCAGGTACAGTCTACATCTCTGATGATGCTAATGGTGTTCTTTATAGTATCAAGCAAAAATAA
- a CDS encoding gluconolaconase, whose protein sequence is MKKIILCVFMAGCASVIPDQPTTRIEFNAPEAYPEGIAYDSNADVYFVSSARLGSVGKVTPAGVYSLLINDPTFKSTYGVKVHPDGKRLFVCVSDANYSKFTSSETRKKMARLVGIDIATGKKTDDIDLSKLVPGKHFANDLTFDSQQNAYITDSFSNVIYKVTPTGEASVFADSSMFKTEGVGLNGIVFHPSGYLLTVSSGTGSLYKIDLNNSKNITKVATEQFFMNGDGLLLTENRKLVVVQNGGSDKIYELTSEDNWSSAKLSASTLVADRFTYPSTAAMAKDKIWIMNAKFSELTDSTSVPSNKFSIQHARLMPLPR, encoded by the coding sequence ATGAAAAAGATAATATTATGTGTTTTTATGGCCGGCTGCGCATCAGTAATCCCGGACCAGCCCACTACAAGAATAGAATTTAACGCACCCGAAGCTTATCCTGAAGGCATTGCGTATGACAGTAATGCTGATGTCTACTTTGTTTCATCGGCCAGATTGGGCAGCGTTGGGAAAGTTACTCCTGCAGGAGTCTACAGTTTATTGATCAATGATCCTACATTTAAATCAACTTATGGAGTAAAAGTGCATCCAGACGGAAAACGTTTGTTCGTATGTGTGAGTGATGCGAATTACAGCAAATTTACATCGTCCGAAACGCGCAAAAAAATGGCAAGACTGGTAGGAATTGATATCGCGACAGGAAAAAAAACTGATGATATTGATCTGTCAAAATTGGTTCCGGGAAAACATTTTGCCAATGATCTCACATTTGACAGTCAGCAGAATGCTTATATAACCGACAGTTTTTCAAATGTTATATATAAGGTAACACCCACAGGTGAGGCATCTGTCTTTGCTGATAGTTCAATGTTCAAAACAGAAGGAGTAGGTCTCAACGGAATTGTTTTTCATCCGTCCGGATATCTGCTTACAGTAAGCAGTGGAACCGGGTCTTTGTATAAAATAGACCTGAACAATTCTAAAAATATCACCAAAGTTGCAACAGAACAGTTTTTTATGAATGGCGACGGACTATTGCTCACAGAAAACAGAAAACTTGTAGTGGTACAAAATGGGGGAAGCGATAAAATATACGAGCTGACATCAGAAGACAATTGGTCTTCTGCAAAATTATCGGCATCTACTTTGGTGGCAGACCGTTTTACCTATCCGTCTACTGCTGCCATGGCAAAAGATAAAATATGGATTATGAATGCTAAATTTTCTGAATTAACTGATAGTACATCAGTTCCTTCGAACAAATTTTCCATTCAGCATGCACGACTGATGCCATTACCACGATAA
- a CDS encoding CCC motif membrane protein, whose amino-acid sequence MRDSKLPYATAVLVLGISSIALCCCYGVPGILTGIIALFLYRRDKRIYEKDKEKYNNFDSLKTGRTLSIIGMSMSSLYLLYLLFAYSMVGEAGLSNPSLLLKKIEKTYKKNNS is encoded by the coding sequence ATGAGAGATTCCAAATTACCATATGCAACTGCAGTACTTGTACTGGGAATTTCTTCAATAGCGTTATGCTGTTGTTACGGAGTTCCCGGAATTCTTACAGGGATTATTGCTCTTTTCTTATACAGAAGAGATAAAAGAATTTACGAAAAAGACAAAGAAAAGTATAACAATTTCGACAGTTTAAAAACAGGAAGAACGCTCAGTATTATCGGTATGAGCATGAGCTCACTCTATCTTTTGTATTTACTTTTTGCATATTCAATGGTAGGTGAGGCAGGGTTGTCAAATCCTTCACTGCTGCTGAAAAAGATTGAGAAAACGTATAAAAAAAATAATAGTTAA
- a CDS encoding CinA family protein codes for MEFKQSLLNYIGGALKNANESVAMAESVTAGYLQFSFSQMKDASDFFKGGMTVYTLEEKVKLLKVNEQEARSCNCVSQQIANEMALHVAELFGTDWGISITGYATPVEESDQKIFAYFSFAYRNEVVLSKKLELHHKTPPSTAQQYYAEFILGCFKCELNQIIILK; via the coding sequence ATGGAGTTTAAACAATCTTTGCTGAATTATATCGGCGGAGCACTAAAAAATGCCAATGAATCAGTTGCTATGGCAGAAAGTGTTACTGCAGGTTACCTGCAGTTTTCATTTTCGCAGATGAAGGATGCATCCGATTTTTTTAAAGGAGGAATGACCGTGTACACCCTTGAGGAAAAAGTAAAACTTCTGAAGGTCAATGAGCAGGAAGCAAGAAGTTGTAATTGCGTTTCACAACAGATTGCCAACGAAATGGCTCTTCATGTTGCCGAATTATTCGGTACAGATTGGGGAATATCAATAACGGGGTATGCCACTCCCGTTGAAGAATCTGATCAGAAAATTTTTGCATATTTCTCATTCGCCTATAGAAATGAAGTAGTTCTATCCAAAAAATTAGAACTGCATCATAAAACACCTCCCTCAACAGCTCAACAATATTATGCAGAATTTATTCTGGGCTGCTTTAAATGTGAACTCAATCAAATAATCATCTTAAAATAA
- a CDS encoding YciE/YciF ferroxidase family protein → MKKTNNQNEKKAGKVTAKSSAADGLRELFVDELKDIIYAERALVKALPKMAKNATEPKLIAAIEEHAAVTEGQVERLDKIFEILGESNRGKKCDAMEGLIKEGESIMEETEAGPVRDAGIISASQKIEHYEIASYGTLAAFARTLGEEEIVSLLEATLAEEKEADALLTDSAYNSINFEAAEADQ, encoded by the coding sequence ATGAAAAAGACAAACAATCAGAACGAAAAAAAAGCGGGCAAAGTTACCGCAAAATCTTCAGCTGCCGATGGGCTCAGAGAATTATTTGTCGATGAGCTAAAAGACATAATCTATGCAGAAAGAGCATTGGTAAAAGCACTGCCAAAAATGGCTAAAAATGCGACTGAGCCAAAATTGATTGCTGCGATTGAAGAGCATGCTGCCGTAACGGAAGGCCAGGTAGAGAGATTGGATAAAATTTTCGAAATCCTTGGAGAGTCAAACCGTGGTAAGAAATGTGATGCCATGGAAGGTCTCATCAAAGAAGGCGAGAGCATTATGGAAGAAACCGAAGCTGGCCCTGTACGTGATGCCGGAATAATTTCTGCTTCTCAGAAAATCGAGCATTATGAGATCGCATCTTACGGAACATTGGCCGCTTTTGCAAGAACGCTTGGCGAAGAAGAGATTGTCTCATTGTTGGAGGCTACACTTGCAGAAGAAAAAGAAGCAGATGCATTGCTTACAGATTCTGCATACAATTCTATCAACTTCGAAGCTGCAGAAGCAGATCAATAA